ATTCCACTCATACTCTGTCTGCCTTCTCTGATTCTGATTGGGGTGGTGTCCTTGATAATGGGCAGTCTACAACTGCTTATGTTCTATATCTTGGTTCTAATATTATCTCTTGGAAATCTAGTCGGCAAAAGACTGTCTCACGATCTTCTACAGAGGCTGAGTACAAAACCTTAGCCAATGCTGCAGCAGAGGTATTTTGGGTTCAAAGTTTATTACAAGATTTGGGAGCACCAATATCACAACCACCAGTCATTCATTGTGATAATCTTGGTGCGACTTACTTCTGCGCCAATCCAATCTATCATACTAGGATGAAGCATCTTGCACTGGATTACCATTTTGTTCGCGAGAAAATTAATGCTGGACAGTTAAGGGTTCTTCACATAAGTTCAAAAGATCAAATTGCTGATGTGCTTACAAAGGCTTTGGGAAGAACTTAGTTTTGTTACTTTAGAACCAAGATTGGAGTCTCCAATGGCGCCTCAATCTTGCAGGGGcgtattaaggataaagactaactataacaattttatctatttttaagtatttgagttatagctgtatacttatcttgtatttagttagttgtagatattaaggataaagactaactataacagttttatctatttttagtatttgagttatagctgcatacttatttttaatatttgagatatagctgtatacttatcttgtatttagttagttgtagacttgtattatataaatttctgtaatacgttcagtaaataatacaaaaattattttctatatagtTTCTGTGCATTCCATTGCTGTATATAAGCTGTTAGAACATAAATTGATTTACTAGTTGTCGGTCGAATGAAGTGATTAATTACAAACTGACTATTCTTTTTCTATGTAATTGTTATTCAAAAGTACCCATATGGTACATTTGAAGGGTCAATTCTAAAAGTATGATAATtaacaagttttttttttttaaaaaaaattatttttgtataattatttattttttattaatttattatatcatgTACACAATTCTATGTGATAcagcttttttattttttcgatATACACATTTGAGGCAGTCTCTTTAACATTACCTAATTGGCTTGGGCCATTTTACCGCTACTTGGATGAGCGGCAAACATAGAAGTTAACTGTTTAACACGAATAGTTGTTTTCAGTATAAAGAGGGTGAAAGGGAAAGAGACAGAAAGGGAAGAATACGGGTAAGGCGAAGAAGCGAGCAGAAGGGGAGTGTGAACGGTATCGGTGCTGCGCTTTGGGTGTTTTCTTGATCctctaatttcttttattttttcatcttTGGTGTTTGAGTAATTTTCCTGGGCATGGGAGGGCGGTGTTTCTAGTCGGAATGTATAGTTTTGGTCGGGGTTTAGCAGTGGTCTCCCTCGCCACTTTTAACTGTCGATGTTTGCGGGTTTGTATACGCTTTTGGTTTGGCTTCATTTTTAGGTTGTCGTTTTTGCAAGCTGGAGGTTTGTTGCTTCGATCCGATGATGATGTTGGTGCTGAGGCTGTGAGAATGGGCTTTTGTGTGTTGGGAGGGCTTTGCATGTTGTTGGCTGTAGATTCGTAGTCGTTGATGCGTCCAGTGGTTTATCTCCCTTCGGTCACTGGCCATGGGCTCTTTCTCTGTCACCTCTTGGTTCTGCTCCTTTTGTTGCTTAGCTTGATGTTCTGGATTCTGAGTTTTTTTGGACGTTTTGGTGTGGTGGATCTGTGTTTGAGGCGTTCTTCTTGGGCTCCAATGCGGCTCTGCAATTTATCCTATTTTGTATTAAGAttgtgaaattattttaattatatttttaaatagtttaaatatattatgagatattttcaaatataaaagtaTCGTCAGACTTTTTtcgtaaaattaaaagtaaaaaattgcaGTTTTCAACCATCcttgaataataaaatgttcAGAAACATTATTTTCCAGTCTTAAATCTCAATAAATTTTCAATCTTAAATCccaacaaaaagaaaatttataaaagttaCCCACCTCTATGTCATTCACATTAGTTAATATCCTTCCAAATTTCTCCAGTGCAGAGACAATATTATTTAGGATAATTTGTAAGGACGTTTttgaaatttgataaaatttacagtataatttctcattaaattttttataacaaattaattattaaatttaattttcatttcacAAAATGGttctttcattaaaaaaaaatgcatttaCCGTTTATTGactagaaattaaatgtttttaaataatcaaaatattcttttaagtggttattaattttttaataaaaaatttaaaaaatactagtttaattttaaagatcGGTGActtatgaattttatttattattatttttattcgttgtcatagtaaataattttaatttttaaaatataaaaattaatattttataatatattaaatttttatatttataaaaatcaatttagataaatttaaattatgatatacaaatataaaaattaaattttaattaagtataaaattttttatatttatataaatcaatttaGACAGACTCCAACTGTGatatataaatgtaaaaattaatttttaatttttaattaagtataaaaattaatttttaattaaatataattttttttataattatataaattaatttagacaGACTCCAActatgtaaaaattaaattttaatttttagttaaatataaaaattaatttttaatttttatacctatagaatataaaaatactcctttaaaataatatctctcgattttttcattattaaaataatgaataaaataattttttattaaaaaaataaccatttaaaaaatattttaaaggagTATTTTGTTCATTTAGAGATATTTAACTACTAATCAATGGTGAACTAacgataaatatattttttatttttttatacaaaacttaaatttaaaaattaatttattattgaaaatttaataaaaaattattatataaattttgttaaaCGTTagggatatttttataaattactctattatttattaaatttttatgtacaaAAATAGTAAAGTTCATTTAGTGCGATGCTAAAATATAAACATATCTCACTCTTCGTAGTTTATCCTAAGACTTTAAATACAATatgcattataaaaaaattttaaaaaaagttaactaTTAATGAAAAAACAAAGGTAATTGGTTAATTTCTTACACTTCCCTGCAATTAAACCAAACTTTGTCACTCTCTGTCCTAAGCTCCTTTCCTTATCTAACTTGCAGAGCTAACTGCTACCCTTGGGCTAGGGAGACCCATATATGCAAGTCTAGGCGAGACTCGAATCCTTGGGCTGGGCCGCGGAGAAGGGATTGGAACTCCTGCCCCATAGTGGCCAGGGCTGACCCTCGGCGATAAGTTGACTTGCTCGAGTGCCATGAATTGCAGCTCTGGAGGGTAGTCCCTCACGCACCCAATTCTTGGACCAACCCCACTAGCCCACTTGCATGATAACCTCTTCGTCACGTCAAATATTACTGGTGCTTCCAACTTGGCTGCTGGGGCTTCACTGCTGTCTTCTTGATCATCATTGGTTGTAAGCCTATTGACCTCAACAGCTTTTGTCTCCGGTACGGGCTCTGTCTCCTGTGTCTTTGACTTGGACTCATCACCAGCTATCTTAGATGAAGCATCATCATCATCTACTGCACATCTCTGTAAAAAAAGCTGTAAATATGAGCTATGCATGTTGAAGACTTGAAGTGAGTATCTATTAGGAGCTCATATGTTTGTGTAATGGAGGTTTTACCTTGACATTTGCTAAATCCACGTTGTGCTCCTCAAGGAAACTGATGAATTCTTTAAAATTGTCCTCGGTGGGGAGATAGTGACCACTATATGGCCATATTGCCTGAAGAACATGAGAACATAAGAGTTTAGAAGCTATGATCAATACAGAACTGCGGCtttatttttgatatattttCTAATGGAGTTGAAAGTTTCGTGCTATATCTGTATTGAGAAGTACAATCACTCTTTTTCAAGTAGAATTGTTTCAACTTAAGTTATGATTCTTGCAATGCATACCTCAAGAACCCCTTCAGTGGCTACCAATCTTCCAGCTGCAATTGTAGCTCCCCCAGATAAAAAACTTGAGTGCTGAAAGGCACCCTTCTTCTTCTGTCCCACATACAGTGCTCTTGATGTGCTCAGCACAAAGATCCACTTAGAACCTTCAGTAGTAGTAATAAGCATTCCAGTTTGTCCGTATACAAGCTTCCCATCCTCCACAATTACTTCATatgtttctctctctttctgccACAGCCAAAACATAGAAATATGAGTTGGGATGCAGGGGATCAGAAACTTTTTACAGTAAAGTATGCA
The genomic region above belongs to Manihot esculenta cultivar AM560-2 chromosome 3, M.esculenta_v8, whole genome shotgun sequence and contains:
- the LOC110611328 gene encoding IQ domain-containing protein IQM1: MGLCLSLLLSSWTEILWLKLFGSIDAVDNVTEKSLILDREGDSDTMMLERSLSFKNWDSNQDVKSSDSSKSLDEAQETIRITKPTITIPEPILFFSPRPISELDAAATTLQKVYKSYRTRRNLADCAVVVEELWWKALDFAALKRSSVSFFNIEKHETAVSKWARATTRAAKVGKGLSKDEKAQKLALQHWLEAIDPRHRYGHNLHLYYDVWSDSKSTQPFFYWLDIGDGKEVNLEKCPRTVLHRQCIKYLGPKERETYEVIVEDGKLVYGQTGMLITTTEGSKWIFVLSTSRALYVGQKKKGAFQHSSFLSGGATIAAGRLVATEGVLEAIWPYSGHYLPTEDNFKEFISFLEEHNVDLANVKRCAVDDDDASSKIAGDESKSKTQETEPVPETKAVEVNRLTTNDDQEDSSEAPAAKLEAPVIFDVTKRLSCKWASGVGPRIGCVRDYPPELQFMALEQVNLSPRVSPGHYGAGVPIPSPRPSPRIRVSPRLAYMGLPSPRVAVSSAS